Part of the Triticum aestivum cultivar Chinese Spring chromosome 4D, IWGSC CS RefSeq v2.1, whole genome shotgun sequence genome is shown below.
ccaaccaagtggtagccaacctagtggtagccaacaagtgccaagccaaccaagtgttagccaaagaggatctaggcaacaaaaaggtcggcaactaggacttacaagaggccgtggtggtggtagagctcgtgatggtggtctaggccgtggtggtggtagagctcgtcgtggtggtaatggccgtggtgatggtcttggccttggtggtggacttggccgtggtgatggacaagggcaagttcgttatagaggaatgtttggatacctagaTGGACCGTTTCCGTATGTTCCTCACTAACTATAATGTATCATATATTCTTGTTTTTCCATATGTTCTTTTTTTTCATATGTGCTTCCATTTGTTTTTATTGTCCTTACGAACCATTATGTttcactcattgtaggtatggcggcttTCCAACCCAATAAACCAACGatgaaggaggatggcgaagacgggatggtgggagaaggctgcgaagaagattagagaggaggatgcagccaagctaaagaagaagaaggaagaggagcttgagaaggagaggaagGCAAAACAGAGAGCGTCAAATGCGATGCGCGCTAGGGAGCAAGTGTTGATGAGGAAATgtgaggaggcacagaagaagcgtcaacaggattttgaagaaagaaccatgaagctttgggcaattgcagctgaaaaagaagagagggacaatcagatattcatggagagggtggttaaggaggctcacctcataaaaaaaaggaggaggaagaggaagaagagaggaagaagaagggaaaggggccttgctctacgcaatagagctatgtcgtcctcttcgatttggttgtgaactactatgtgccatgaactactatgtctcctcctcgatttggttgtgaactactatatgccgtgaactactatgtctcctcctcgatttggttgtaagaactactatgtgtcgttgattactatgtctcctcctcgatttggttgtaagaactactatgtgtcgtgaagtactatgtgttatgaactactatgtgtcgtgaagtacttcGTGCATATGTTCTTTTCACAGTTGTTTGCTTGCTTCGTATCAATCCTACTTCACATCTACTTACTATGTTTGCATATGCTAAAAAATTCACACTAAGTCCAAGTGCAACGCCTAGCATCTGGGCGCTGCAATCtacagtgtggcgcctccaagctaggcgctgcacagatctgtagctatccagagagcaacagaaggtaTGGCAAGTTACAGAGATGTGTGGCGCTTAGCCaggaggcgccacactatacagtgcagcgcctagacgctgggcgttgcactgtagagtgtggcgcctccaggctaggcgctgcagaagtctgtagctatccagagagccacagaaggtaggcctccagtttggggcaaaaattttgctaagtgtttgtgcagcgcctagctcggaggcgccacactctacagtgcaacgcctagcggcAAGGCGCTGCattgtagagtgtggcgcctccgagctaggcgctgcacaagtctgtagctatccagacaGCAACAGAAGTTAGGCCTCCAGTTTGGGGCAAAAATGTCGCCAAGTGTTTGTccagcgcctagctcggaggcgccacactctacagtgcaacgccaTGCGGCTAGGCATTGCACTGTATAGTGTAGCACCtccgggctaggcgctgcacaagtctgtagctatccagagagcaacataAGGTAGGCCTCTAGTTTGGGGCAAAAAtttcgctaagtgtttgtgcagcgcctagctcgaaggcgccacactatacagtgcagcgcgcAGCGCCTAGCTCGAGgtgccacactatacagtgcaacgcctagcggcaaggcgctgcactgtagagtgtggcgcctccgagctaggcgctacacaagtctgtagctatccagagagcaacagaaggtagGCCTCCAGTTTGGGGCAAAAATTTCGCcaagtgtttgtgcagcgcctagcttggaggcacCACGCTCTACAATGCAACGCCTTgcggctaggcgttgcactgtatagtgtggcgcctccgagctaggcgctgcacaagtcTGTAGCTATCTAGAGAGCAACAGAAGGTAGGCCTCCAGTTTGGGGCAAAAATTTCGCcaagtgtttgtgcagcgcctagcttggaggcgccacactctacagtgcaacgccacactctacagtgcaacgccttgcggctaggcgttgcactgtatagtgtggcgcctccgggctaggcgctgcacaaacacttagtGTTTTTTTGTCATTCATACTGGGTCATTTTCAGCCACAGTTCAACATTTCGTATAATAAACATTAAGGTTCAAAAAGGGTTCACCAAATACATCATTTCTTAAAAAGGATCATCACAATAAGTTCAAGTTTAACATagagctaccaccactccaagttcaacggcATAACAAATTCCACACTACTAATAGCTACGAtcactccaagttcaacgacataacaaattCCACATTACTAATagctaccaccactccaagttcaacgacataacaaattCCACTCTAAGTTCAACATTATAAATAAAGGACGATGACTAGTGCTTTCCGCGCTTGCtggctcctccccccctcttgacgcttatcttcttcgccttcctaggaagaggaacccgctccagcggctccggttcctccacgtcatctacatagtcatccaaagccgccatccgcgaggtgccgaccgtccttttgcctctttggcctctttgggtgaagtcttcaggCGTGTACTTGTTGATTCCCTTCCTAGGCTTCAACTCGTATGCAGACCGAGCCTGGTACGTCCACACGGTCATATCATCAGTAACCTATGCATCAACAGaagatatggaaagaccgtgtgtgaggatatagttaggaatgcatcaacaaatggatatatatcgtcatgccatacctcttgggtgaccacacccacatcctcatcctcgaAAGGTTCATCATGGCCCTGCCCCGAAGcggatctgatggtgtcgccgacctagaccattctagtgatacatactcggggtcacgacaaccgaaaaAGTTTGATAGCCaccttaacttttggccctggcgctgcaacatgtgcaagtgaatgagacatggaacgtagcaacaaatgttaagtgctagtttgaaggagatgtgaaccttaatgaatgctcgaagtgcaccttccccatcgcttttgccagccggggttgtttccagaatagtctcggtctcatcagctgctttcttgatctgggcacgctatgaacagaaacggtatcaaagtgttaggcaagcgaagatgtgaatagtGCGAATGAAAAAGCAAAAAGGCTAACCACAAAGTTCATCACTGGAGCTGAAGGCATCactgagttgcctttcctgactaatgcgttgtactggtgctgggctacctcatcaaaaatggtgggttcttccagaatctcctcagcatacgccggcttgcatacctccacgcgggtacttgcaagaaaccatgtgagatagttgttgaacgcgatcgggcagtgctcacgaagctgggctcgttttccagcctttgcttgctccacactaagagcgaactgcacgacatacttcctgtgatgcttggcccaatccttgatcttccgtTGCTTTTTCCTATCgaacctgcaagttagaaacagaatagcagcatcatcgaaaccgtcgagaagctgctaagtgctcaaggttaattatatcttacgcgtgtagcaacttgtccgtgtcctcccactccgaCGGGTGTGGCTGGAATaaaccaaactggcggaacacccgatgtggcaggtgaagctcaaccgcccagttgcatatcggTGGGGaccgcatatgccagagatccctatccctagtgcacatcggcttcagcctgaactctatagggttaccaaaactctctccttttccatacggctcccattccacctgcaaaatgggaatgaatgcaaaattgatatcgagttacgatacaagcatgataatcacttatgcaatgtcggttcacctgctcaggcgtgatcgcgtccagctcgctcttgtacaacttgtacattaccgagggatcatccgtcgtctcatttaacacatcccacttgtaagcccaagtggggagccgtagtgagtcgtctttgtcgtcccaatcctcgtacttcacaGTCTTCGGTCGTCCAAtcggcaaacgctcccagctccatatggaaagtgcgagcagacaaccaccaatacctccagtgtgcctacaacaggcttcgtccaactgcacataaaagagaacatggtcaaatttgccgcaagagcgcattgataatgtatcaatgaagtgaaaagaaaacaacttcatacctgtcgatacaagtaagccagtgtcgccgaaccccaactccatttgccatcgaagacggtcaacgccttcagccacatccatggagcattcttacctgtgccatcagcaaacatagtcctggatatcacgtaccacatgtagacacgagcatatgtcttcaccATGTCCTCATTAGCATCCTCGGGGCAAGTACTGAAGTTCGATgatatccacgtgaaagtagcgccggctgcgactctttccttcttcttatcttctgcttctggttcccgaggctccggaggaaccataccgataagggcatgcatctgcgcgcgccacccatcagaatcggtgttcatacataaaggattgccatcgatagaaagaccggtgatcatagcaatatcctggagcgtcacggtcatctccccggtccgaagatggaaagtgtgtgtctccggcctccaatgatcaataagcgcggtgagtgctgcaacattgttgggtggcgtcgaccggcggaccaactgaatgaaagggaAAGTCCGGCctcccttacatacggtgtgtaccgctcatcatagcgcatccatccaagggtgaccccgtgagaccgaagcttcagaggtgcaagctcctacaaacaaacaaatcataacattacatatgggacatttgtgtttgaaaaaaatacgaaattcataacaccggccactttcagtattacccgctgctccaccgacatagcgtacgaccggtgttgtttgtcccaatgatcatcgagaagccaaaccatcctaacaatttcaacaaagcattcttgtcaacacgattatcttttcaattaaaaaaaactaaagtaggcctactacatgcaagattcaaagcatatgtatccaaagcatttTTCTCAATATGAGCATAATTTCAgtacaaataaactaaactaggcctacttcatacaaataacttttccatagaaataacatgtcattctatgtatccaaccatatcttttcaataaaataaaataaactagggttccacaaatcaaacaaacaagggTTGTAATACATGCAAAattctaatacatgcaagattcaaatctaatcaaatcaaacaaggattccccaaatcttcaaaataCCATATTttgtatggatagaaagaaggggatcggaggagagtaccttctaggatggattggtgaagaaatgcacggaccaaatcgtcggatctgaaggatttgggagaggggattgagagggggagaggaggaagccgCCGCCGCACCTGTTCTGTAACTCCTCCTGGAACGAatgggtggggtggggggagggggagcgggcggctggcatctaagtcacagtgcagcgcctacctcgtaggcgctgcactgctgggtccggggcccagggctgccacggtggactagagtgcaacgcccccgagctaggcgctgcaccgttgGGTGTGGCGTCGGCGTGGCGGGCGCTGCACAAAAAGGTCAGgggagtgaaatagtttcacgggcagttcattctgtgaattgatttcgtcccgaggtcaaaattgtcaaatttgcctagGGAAGTACCTATGCTAATTTGCCGTCAGTTTGATTTGTATTTTGTGATTTTGTTTTATTATAGTTGAATTAAACAATGATAGTGGGTGTTGTAAACGATTTCCTTTAGATATAGTTGTTTTTAAGATCCAGTTTTGCCTGATACCGGCTAGCACACCGACCATTTGGATACATCCAGCGTTAGATTGAGAAATATGCACTGTGTCTATCAGTTTCCTATTGTTCATATTTATATTACAAATATTAGCATGTCTTCCAAGTATCTACAAATAAGGTGCATAACCAACCCATTGAAAATGATTAAACATTCATTATGGACTCAAGTttggaaagaaaacaaaaaaattgctgATAAACAACTCCATGTTTTTACATAAATTCCTAGCACTTCATACTATAGTAAAAAAAAAGGACGGGTGCGGCAACACGTGCCAGCAATGATCTAGTAGAAGAAATATATCACATCCAACAAGGAGTCTCACCCGTCACGCAGCAACCCACAAGTCAGTTCAGCACGCCGGCAAGGAAGAGGAGGTCTGATGGGCAGCCACCATGGATGGGAGAGCCCGCGGCTGCCGTAGTGCCGTGCAGGGCAGGGCTAGAGCAAGGGATGGTAGCAGTTATCTCCATTTACACAGCAGCGTGTCCTAAAATGGGagtgcccctctccccctcttctcttcttcctcgaCCTCCGACGCTCGCTCACGAGTTGGGCTTCACAGTGGCAATGGATCTGTTAGAAGCATGCACGGTAAAGGAGATTAGCAAGCACAGAAAGAATGAGTAGGGCTCACGGAAAAAAGCAGAAGGAGGTGAGCCGACACCCGGCAGTAACGGACCTCCACCATGATCGATAGGAAGGAAGAACGTGGGGCGGCGCCGCCGTGTCGTCGCTGCCTCTTCGGATCACCCGGGTACTGGGGGGACAGCGACCTCGACCGAGCGTTAGATGGGCTAGCCCATGCAGAGGGGCAGTAACAGGCTCCTTGTAGCAGACCCAATCAACGAGGTGCCTGCGTTTTTGCTACGGGAGTAGTAGCCCAGCCGAGTGTGCAGGGTTGTGCGGGATTAGAAACCTACATCTGACGGCCAGCAGAGTCCATAGGCAAGATCGAACGGCCAGAAATCATGAATGCGTGAGAGGCTTCCTAGAGTGCACAGTTATAATGTCTTTAAATGCAAAGGCATGAGATTGAGTACATGAGTGTTGTTTGCAGATATTGTTAAAGTTTGACTGCtcaaatatatgaatcttttgtacggtggaagttgcatgtgtTGAATTATTGGCGTCTTCTTATATTTTTATCAATATTGCAATATAGAAAAAAGTACTTGCCTAGTCATACATGATTGAGAAGAACGGACGAATACAGAAAACATAGTCATGTATTGTATGCCCCCATACCTTACATGATTGACGATCTGGCCATCGACTGGTGCTAGAAGATCTCCCACTCTTAGAGCCTGCCAAGGCTCTGCTTGTGGCTCTCAAAGACCTCAAATAGCTCTGGCTGGTATTCGCCACCTTGCTCATCGTTGCCGAAGTCAACGACATCGTCTCTCGAAGCATGTGGTTCAAGCGTGTCAATTTACAACATCCCTGGATTGATTAAATCACTACTGAAGAACATCAGGTGGCATGAAACAATTATGGTCATCCTCAGAGAAAATATACGCAAGCGGCAATGAAAGTTGTACATACCTTTAATTCACAACGACCTTGCTGGCAATGTCGGTGATTTTCAGGTTCTTTGGAGGTCCCACGTGGGCTCATGGTCTCAACATGCGCGCCAACGGTTTGGTTATGTACCCTATAAAGCTGTGCGCGTGCTCTGATGCTATGTCGGCATTCTCCTCGATGCAAATCAAACAATTCAAGTGATATATTTTCTTGTACATGTGTGTAATTAATCAATCTAAGGACTAAATCTTGTTGTAGCCTTGCAAGTGGAGATGTGTCAAATCCTAGAAAATCATCAAGTTACGATTGAGCAAGTCTAGCCGAGTAGAAGACACAAAAAATGCATTTACTATGCTTCCTCTTTCAACTAAAAGGGCGACTTGACTCAATCAAATGTCCATACATGCTAATTTAAAGGCTTAAAAACTCTCTATTCTACTAAAGTTCATAAGAATTATGAAGAAACATATAGGATAAAGATGTATATCTAGAAGGGGATTGCAGCCTTTCTAGTGTGAAGCTCAGATCTAAAACCACTCTCAGCTTAGACATATCTTATTTATAGTGTTCTGATCCAAAAGAGGAAAACATGATCAATTAATTTCCAAAAGCTGACCATATAAGCAAGGCTAAAAGGAGCCCATTAGTACTGCAAGGTTGATCTAATCACTATATCAACTACTAATACAAATTTCGAACAATAAAAGCAACCATTAT
Proteins encoded:
- the LOC123097370 gene encoding serine/threonine-protein phosphatase 7 long form homolog; translation: MTVTLQDIAMITGLSIDGNPLCMNTDSDGWRAQMHALIGMVPPEPREPEAEDKKKERVAAGATFTWISSNFSTCPEDANEDMVKTYARVYMWYVISRTMFADGTGKNAPWMWLKALTVFDGKWSWGSATLAYLYRQLDEACCRHTGGIGGCLLALSIWSWERLPIGRPKTVKYEDWDDKDDSLRLPTWAYKWDVLNETTDDPSVMYKLYKSELDAITPEQVEWEPYGKGESFGNPIEFRLKPMCTRDRDLWHMRSPPICNWAVELHLPHRVFRQFGLFQPHPSEWEDTDKLLHAFDRKKQRKIKDWAKHHRKYVVQFALSVEQAKAGKRAQLREHCPIAFNNYLTWFLASTRVEVCKPAYAEEILEEPTIFDEVAQHQYNALVRKGNSVMPSAPVMNFVRAQIKKAADETETILETTPAGKSDGEGALRAFIKRQGQKLRWLSNFFGCRDPEYVSLEWSRSATPSDPLRGRAMMNLSRMRMWVWSPKRLLMI
- the LOC123097372 gene encoding uncharacterized protein → MSPRGTSKEPENHRHCQQGRCELKGCCKLTRLNHMLRETMSLTSATMSKVANTSQSYLRSLRATSRALAGSKSGRSSSTSRWPDRQSCKQKRRHLVDWVCYKEPVTAPLHGLAHLTLGRGRCPPSTRVIRRGSDDTAAPPHVLPSYRSWWRSIATVKPNS